The following are from one region of the Hemitrygon akajei chromosome 31, sHemAka1.3, whole genome shotgun sequence genome:
- the LOC140719408 gene encoding probable G-protein coupled receptor 146: MWSCIQGNLGPNGTLCGDDLCQNVGLLLSVASTAYLLVCFPLGLIFNVLVLIVNLRHKLSINMPDVYFTNMALAGLILNLVAFLQLLSPDHLLWPVWAFGREVCMGSFILFNMAALVSIYSATLLSLDCFIEQALPHTYMSSVYNTKHVCTFVWGGAALASFSSLLFYICNKISDQTHDCSRLQTKELGDAIMFFTGFLVPAVGVSCALGLILRKRRPLWLSGPPRPEPSAQRLLLATVLVQFALWLPYNLALLVSTAHFITRAEGGGRFLSRLHFLRGACELLAYLSTCAVPILYKYLQKTFDTRLKLVIQDVRCGIKGRAGTRRKGHQQCIVTVSGAEI, encoded by the coding sequence ATGTGGAGCTGCATTCAGGGGAACCTTGGACCTAACGGCACACTCTGTGGAGATGACCTCTGCCAGAACGTTGGCCTCCTCCTGTCCGTGGCCTCGACGGCCTACCTTCTGGTCTGCTTCCCCCTGGGCCTCATCTTCAACGTCCTTGTCCTGATCGTCAACCTTCGCCACAAGCTGTCCATCAACATGCCGGACGTCTACTTCACCAACATGGCACTGGCTGGCTTGATACTTAACCTGGTGGCCTtcctgcaacttctcagccccgACCACCTGCTGTGGCCGGTGTGGGCTTTCGGCCGGGAGGTCTGCATGGGCTCCTTCATCCTCTTCAACATGGCGGCTCTGGTGAGCATCTACTCGGCTACGTTGCTGAGTctggactgcttcatcgagcaggCCTTGCCCCACACCTACATGTCCAGCGTCTACAATACCAAGCATGTCTGCACCTTTGTCTGGGGGGGAGCAGCGCTGGCGAGCTTCTCCTCCCTCCTCTTCTACATTTGCAACAAGATCTCCGACCAGACCCACGACTGCTCGCGACTGCAGACCAAGGAACTGGGGGACGCCATCATGTTCTTCACCGGCTTTCTGGTCCCCGCCGTGGGCGTGAGCTGCGCACTTGGCCTCATCCTGCGGAAACGCCGGCCTCTGTGGCTGTCGGGGCCTCCCCGGCCGGAGCCCTCGGCCCAGAGGCTGCTGCTGGCCACGGTCCTGGTGCAGTTCGCCCTCTGGCTGCCCTACAACCTGGCGCTGCTGGTGAGCACTGCCCACTTCATCACGCGGGCTGAGGGCGGCGGCCGCTTCCTCAGCCGGCTTCACTTCCTGCGGGGTGCGTGCGAACTACTGGCCTACCTGAGCACGTGCGCCGTGCCTATCTTGTACAAGTACCTGCAGAAGACCTTCGACACCAGGCTCAAGCTGGTCATCCAGGACGTGCGGTGCGGGATAAAGGGAAGAGCAGGCACTCGGAGAAAAGGGCACCAGCAGTGCATCGTAACCGTCTCGGGGGCAGAAATCTGA